The genomic DNA CGAGATGTCCTTGAAGTCAGGCATTTCCAATTCGGCGGCGGCGCGTTGCAGGCGTTGCGCATCACCGAAACCGCTGGTGATAGCGGCATTGTGGAAACCGCAATTTTTAGCGGCTACAATATCGCGGTGGGTGTCACCGATAACAAATACATGATCGGGCGCAAAAGTGGTTTTGAATTTCTTTTCGGCGCGTTTAACGGCGGCTTGCAACATTTCTTCGCGGGTATGGCCGTCTTCCCCGTAACCGCCTACTGTAAAGTAAGCACCGAGTTTGCTGGGTTCCAATTTCATCTTGGCCCCTTCTTCCAGGTTACCGGTTCCTAAACCCAAAATGATGTCTTTTTCTTTGGAAAGAAGTTTCAAAAATTTTTCCACTCCGGGCATTAAATCATATTTTTTGCAACGGACGGACGCGTTTACTTCCACCGGCAACAGTTCCAAGTATTTGGCTTTTAATTTTTTCAGTTCAGCGGCGGTAGGTTTTTTGCCTTTTTTGATAAGACCGTACACCAAGGATAGATTGTCGATATCGGTACGACCGGCAATGAGGGCAGTGTCAAATTCGGGAGTTACACCGTAAAGTTCTTCAAAAGCCTTAATAAGGGCACGCCGTCCGCAACCGCCCGCATTTACTAAGGTTCCGTCCAAATCAAATAACACCAATTTTTTCATTTCTTATCTCCTTGTTTGACAATGCCGGTTACAATATATGCACCGCCGATGGCGAGAACCATACCCAGCACTTTGTATAAAGTGATTTTATCTTGTCCCATCAGTACCGAGAGCAGAAATGTCATCACCGGGTAAGAAAGAATAATTGCGGTGGCTTTGCTCAAATCCATATTACGGATTGCTTGGTACCAATAAGTATTTCCTAAAAAATAGTTGGCGACTGCACTAAAAATAAGTGCCGTCCATAAAGCCGGGTGGCTGTCCAATTGAAGCGGGCCCTGAAAGTACATAATCCCGACAACTAATACCAAAAGCGCCGGAATTGCAAAAATGGCTCTCGCCCCTGCAATTAACTGCGGCGGAATATCGGCCGGGAGTTTTTTGGCAAAAATATGGCTGACTTGGAACATCCACAAACAGCCGATAATCATGAGATCTCCTTTTAGTTGCAGCGAAGTGCCGGCCTGCCACAAAAGCATACCTACACCCAATAAAATAAGTAGAGACCCTCCGATTTGCCGTCCCGACGGGCGTTCCTTCAAAATAATATAGGATAAAATCAATGAATAAATAATTTCAAATTGATTTAAGATGGCTCCGTTTACGGGCGTGGTATAGTTAAGGGCAATCATAAAAATCGTCATCGGCAAAGCCGTGCCGAAAGTGCCGATAGCCAAACAGCGGGGCCAAATTTTTTTATCAAGCAAAATTTTCCACCCGTTCGTACGGTGGATATAAGGCAGAAACAGCACCGCCGCCAGCGTGCAGGTAAGCAACATAAACAAAGCGGAGGTAATATAGGGTACGGCAAATTTACTGGCCACTAAGTTGGCCGCCGTGATAAACCAAGCAATCCAAATGGCGTAAACGGGTGCAATATTAAACATATACTTTATTGTACTAATTCTAAGGCGGGAGGGAAAGGTTTTATCCCCTATTTTTAATATGGCGGCTAATCAAGTATCCCCCGTACAGGGAAAGCAGGAGACCCCCCACTTGTGCCGGGGAAGGTTTTTCAAGGCCTAAAAGAGCGGAAAGAAGAAGGGTCATAGCCGGGTAAGATAAATAAATGGCTGTTACTTTGCTTAAATCTAATGCGCGTATCGCCCGATACCACACCCACATGGCAAGCCCGTATTTTAGCACTCCCGTATATCCTATGACGGCAAAAAGTTGAAAGGAGGGCTGAAAAACTGCTTTATTCCCTCCTGCATAAGTGCAAATAAGCAGAATCCCAAGAGCAGGCAGTGCATACAAGTTCCGCGCAAGCCCGATAGCAGCCGGAGAGATTCCTTGCGGCAGTTTTTTAGCCACAGTGGACGCGGCTTGCAACATCCAGGTGCTGCCTAAAATCATCAAGTCCCCTTTCCACTGGGCCGTATAAGGGGCTTTCAACAAAATAAGCACCGACCCTAACATGACCAATAAGCTGCCGATAAGTTGTTTGCGGGAAGGACTCTCTTTCAAAAAAAGCATGGCAAAGCAAAGAGAGTAGATGAGTTCCGATTGTTGCAAAATGGCGGCATTTCCGGGAGTGGTGTAATGGAGCGCGGAAAGGAGAATCGTAAACGGTAAAGCCGTGCCGAAGGTACCGATAAATAAAAATTTCCAACGGTTTGAAGCGGAAAGAATATTCCCCCACTCCTGTTGTTTAAGAACGGCAGGAAGCAAAATAAAAGAACCGATAAGGGAACCTAAAAATACAAGAAGGGGCGGGTTGATGACCCCGATGGCATATTTGCCGACGATAGGAGAGAGCCCCACAATCGCCCAACAAATCCATGCCGCCCCCAACGGAGAAAGGAAGGATATTCTCATAAAATTATTTTAGCATTTTGGAAAATAATAAAATTGTGTTAAAACAATAAATAACTTAAAAAATATTTTGATTTATGCGAAACGGATTTACATTAGTGGAATTGTTGGTAGTGGTACTTATCATAGGTATTTTGGCGGGAGCCACTTTACCTCAATACGAACGTGCCGTGGAACAATCTCGCTTTACAAAATATATGATTTGGGTAAGACAGATTCACGAAGCCCAAAAGATGAATTATACTACCAAAGGCAATTATAGTTATAATTTCGCCGCCATGAGGGTAGGTTTCCCCAGAGGAACCAAATTTCAAACCAGCGGAAAATTTACCAACGCTACTTTGCCGGACGGAACCAAGTTTTCCATAAACCCGAACAATAACAGTCTGCAATTTACTTATAAAGATGTTTTGTTTAATATGCCTCTTTCGTCGGGCGAGGTTTCCTGTTATCACTACGGAGACCCGGTAAAAAAGAAATTTTGCGAACATTTCACCCCGGAAGAAGGCGTTTGTAAACCCAACGCTTGTCCTATCGTAACCTTCATCTAAGTTTTTTCTGGAATACAGATATAAAATAAAAACTGCCAAACTTACTGAACTTGGCAGTAAATTTGGCAGTACTCAGACGATAAAACAATGCGCAGAGAGCGGCAAGACTTCTTATTTTTATTTTACGAGGACAGAAACAAAATTTTGTGTGTTTGTCGTCGTATTTTGCCCCACTTTTAGCCCCTTTATGTACTACCAAAAGTAGTAAAAAAAGAAATAATTTTACTACAATTTTTACTACAGTGCCGATTATTAAAAAGAGAGGTTATTTTATCCGGTTTGGTCATGCTTCAAAATCTTCTACAAATATTGTCCAAGCCAAAGAACATGCTTGCCACTCCTTTTCTAACACTCTGCAACCATTTTCTTTCTAAGCGCAAATTCTTCCTGTTTACCTTTATTATATCCTTGAACAGGGCGCAAATACCCACAAACGCGGCTATATACTTCGCAAGGTGTTCCTTTCACTTCGGCTAGTTCCTGTTTAGCCGCGGCCAACTGTTTTTCTAAATTTTCTTTACTTTCCATAATTCCCCCTTTTTTTCATTAAAGCATTTTTCAAAAATCTTTACACCGTTGACAAACCAACCGGCACGGTAGGCCGTCAGAATCACAGCACATTTCCCCGTAATACTCATCAAAATAACAAAAATCACATGGGTTGGCCCCGGATTTGTTGTGAATCCTTTTTCGTTTTTTTGGAGCAGCAAGCCCCGTTACGGCTCTTGCCGGAGCAACAACCTTATCATTTTCCCCCATCACACACCTCTTTGAAGGCCACCAAAGCACGCAGATTTTGCAAATTTAACCCTTCCACCCCTTTATCCGTATAGTCGAAACGGATTTTGCAAACAGCCGCATTACTTGTCTTTACTGTTGCGCAACCGCTTGAGGCACTCATCACGGCCAAGGCCGCCAGTATCGGCCAGTATCTCATCAACCTTTTCACTTTCCCGCTCCTTTTGTTGTTTCTGTTTTAGTTGTTCGTCCTTCCGGGCCGAACGGGCCGCAAGGGCGGCAATTGTCCACACCGCCCCTACAGCCAAGGCTACTTGCCAGATTGTTTGCCACATACTATTCATTTTTTACTTCTTCCGGTTCTACCGGAGCGCTCGTTTCTTCTTCAATACCGACTTTCTTTTTGAATACGGCCGCAACGGGTGCGAAACAAGGCCCCCAATCGGTCAAAAAGTCGTACATTTTGGCGAGAAAAGCATCGTCTTTCTCGGTTTTGGTAAGTTTAGCGGCGGCCACTACCGGCACTTGCAATAATAGAAGGGCCACATAAATACCTCCTACAATAGCCAGTGCGGTATCCAACCATGGGAATTTATCCGCCAAGGTAACCACAAAGGTTACGATAGTTACAATTACTTCTTCCATTTATATACTCCTCCTTTTTAATTCCGTCGAAATCGACGGGGTTACAATTTCACTTCAATATGCGGGAAATCTTTTAAGGTTTTCCAAAAAGCCCCATACACAAAGCGGCTTTTTATTTCCCCCCGATCTCGTAGCATACATGCCACAGCATCAAAGCGGTAAATCATTTCCCTAAAACGCCCCAAATCCAGCCAATCTATAGGATAGGGAGCAATATCCACAGCCAAAGCGGGGGTTTTATTATGCGCACTGTTTGGGTAGCGCACGCAGGAAGTTCCTTTGTCAAACGCTTTATTCTGTTCTTTTTCTCCGCGGTATCCTTCCAAGACGGAGAAGTCATACTGTTTGATAAGTTCCTCACACACCCGGACGATATCCGGGTGGCAAGAATTTAGCCGTTGTCGGCTTACTTTAGAGAATTTAGGCATACTAATCCCTCCCGTGTCGGTTTAGGATAAAACTTTCTATCCGCACCACCGTATCCAAAATCATGCTTTGTTTGACCTCGGTGGTTACCAGTTTCTTTTCCAAGTATTCCATGCGGCTTTCCAATTTGCTAACTCGTGGCGGCAAGCCATACATGGTAACACACCACACCGCCAGCGCACCGATAGCCGAAAGGATAATCAACCACGATTGTGCTTTGTTGATCATCTTACCCCTCCGCTTCCGACAGGTTTAAGTATTCCACGCTATCCTTTTCCGCGTACGCTCCCGCTTCGTACAATTCAGGTTCAAAGAAGGAAGTCCGCACAATTTCATTTCCGTTTCTTTTGTACAGTTCGCCCCATACTACTTGCGGATAGATAACGGCACGATAGTAGGAACCTGACAACATAAAAGAATTGGAATCGGTCA from Elusimicrobium sp. includes the following:
- a CDS encoding HAD family hydrolase; translated protein: MKKLVLFDLDGTLVNAGGCGRRALIKAFEELYGVTPEFDTALIAGRTDIDNLSLVYGLIKKGKKPTAAELKKLKAKYLELLPVEVNASVRCKKYDLMPGVEKFLKLLSKEKDIILGLGTGNLEEGAKMKLEPSKLGAYFTVGGYGEDGHTREEMLQAAVKRAEKKFKTTFAPDHVFVIGDTHRDIVAAKNCGFHNAAITSGFGDAQRLQRAAAELEMPDFKDISMFCVWLGVKTDPKGVKRGSYIMPASAIEHVFFSRTGIDEDRLKMLRIKKYEDLESGTIM
- a CDS encoding M15 family metallopeptidase encodes the protein MPKFSKVSRQRLNSCHPDIVRVCEELIKQYDFSVLEGYRGEKEQNKAFDKGTSCVRYPNSAHNKTPALAVDIAPYPIDWLDLGRFREMIYRFDAVACMLRDRGEIKSRFVYGAFWKTLKDFPHIEVKL
- a CDS encoding EamA family transporter — its product is MFNIAPVYAIWIAWFITAANLVASKFAVPYITSALFMLLTCTLAAVLFLPYIHRTNGWKILLDKKIWPRCLAIGTFGTALPMTIFMIALNYTTPVNGAILNQFEIIYSLILSYIILKERPSGRQIGGSLLILLGVGMLLWQAGTSLQLKGDLMIIGCLWMFQVSHIFAKKLPADIPPQLIAGARAIFAIPALLVLVVGIMYFQGPLQLDSHPALWTALIFSAVANYFLGNTYWYQAIRNMDLSKATAIILSYPVMTFLLSVLMGQDKITLYKVLGMVLAIGGAYIVTGIVKQGDKK
- a CDS encoding prepilin-type N-terminal cleavage/methylation domain-containing protein, which encodes MRNGFTLVELLVVVLIIGILAGATLPQYERAVEQSRFTKYMIWVRQIHEAQKMNYTTKGNYSYNFAAMRVGFPRGTKFQTSGKFTNATLPDGTKFSINPNNNSLQFTYKDVLFNMPLSSGEVSCYHYGDPVKKKFCEHFTPEEGVCKPNACPIVTFI
- a CDS encoding DMT family transporter, yielding MRISFLSPLGAAWICWAIVGLSPIVGKYAIGVINPPLLVFLGSLIGSFILLPAVLKQQEWGNILSASNRWKFLFIGTFGTALPFTILLSALHYTTPGNAAILQQSELIYSLCFAMLFLKESPSRKQLIGSLLVMLGSVLILLKAPYTAQWKGDLMILGSTWMLQAASTVAKKLPQGISPAAIGLARNLYALPALGILLICTYAGGNKAVFQPSFQLFAVIGYTGVLKYGLAMWVWYRAIRALDLSKVTAIYLSYPAMTLLLSALLGLEKPSPAQVGGLLLSLYGGYLISRHIKNRG